The Leadbettera azotonutricia ZAS-9 genome has a window encoding:
- a CDS encoding SPOR domain-containing protein: protein MKKFISACALLLFFAAFAFGQIEIGLAVQDTPGTETWSAGHANLPLGTQLRITNLENSKQVTVMVDNRIPENPNKLVQLSHRVGEALEMPITGIVEVSIEVIDKDVPLGELTMAPEPRDSALPEPRSAPQPRPVAQPASGGATPVPSATPAPAFTPVPAVQPAPGASLPPGPVAASGLATAPAASAAPVPVSAPASLPPPASPLALGPVVPIASQPNPAAAAFEAPRSQVVPSATSAPIAAPAAPVPAARPVAYPAAPPVPVAAPATQAAPIAPASRPAPQQSVMSYPVESVKVIPRIPDPSSTRPYRLQVGSYKSASIAAGMVQKMRSNGLNAYIEPFGEYHRVVVPGTSAKDIPALIDRIGQTGFNEVWIRNE, encoded by the coding sequence ATGAAAAAGTTTATCTCTGCTTGTGCGCTTTTGCTTTTCTTTGCTGCCTTCGCATTCGGGCAAATAGAAATCGGGCTTGCTGTCCAGGATACCCCTGGTACAGAAACCTGGAGCGCCGGCCATGCAAATCTTCCTCTGGGCACCCAGCTGCGGATTACCAATTTGGAAAACAGCAAGCAAGTGACCGTTATGGTTGACAACCGCATCCCGGAAAACCCCAATAAATTGGTCCAGCTTTCCCACCGGGTAGGCGAAGCCCTTGAGATGCCGATTACCGGCATAGTTGAGGTGAGCATCGAAGTAATAGACAAAGATGTCCCCCTGGGCGAACTCACCATGGCGCCGGAACCCCGGGACTCCGCTCTGCCTGAACCCCGCAGCGCGCCGCAGCCCAGGCCTGTTGCGCAGCCTGCGTCAGGCGGCGCAACGCCTGTGCCAAGTGCCACGCCTGCCCCGGCATTCACGCCTGTGCCCGCAGTGCAGCCTGCGCCAGGCGCATCTCTTCCCCCCGGACCGGTGGCAGCTTCCGGGCTTGCGACGGCTCCTGCGGCTTCAGCCGCGCCGGTACCAGTATCAGCTCCGGCGTCCCTGCCTCCGCCCGCTTCCCCGCTTGCGCTTGGGCCGGTTGTGCCTATTGCATCCCAGCCAAATCCCGCAGCCGCAGCGTTCGAGGCGCCCAGATCCCAGGTAGTGCCGTCGGCGACTTCTGCGCCAATAGCGGCGCCTGCCGCGCCGGTACCGGCTGCAAGGCCGGTTGCGTATCCTGCTGCGCCTCCCGTGCCTGTAGCAGCTCCTGCAACCCAGGCAGCTCCTATAGCCCCGGCGTCAAGGCCGGCCCCGCAGCAGTCAGTGATGAGCTATCCTGTTGAATCGGTAAAAGTAATACCCCGCATTCCCGATCCATCCAGCACAAGGCCCTACCGCTTGCAGGTTGGATCTTATAAAAGCGCAAGCATTGCCGCAGGGATGGTGCAGAAAATGCGCAGCAATGGGCTTAACGCGTATATAGAGCCTTTTGGGGAGTATCACCGTGTTGTGGTTCCGGGAACCAGCGCCAAGGACATCCCCGCCCTAATCGACCGTATAGGTCAAACCGGCTTTAATGAGGTATGGATCAGGAACGAATAG
- a CDS encoding ATP-binding protein, which translates to MKYSEIKEVAGSQQDALEKRNFGLLRDMLPELPNIKNHALIVGGIRRCGKSTILHQFAKRLKKPFFYFNFDDLRFVNFSQGDFALLDRAIKESGSRLLFFDEIQSAENWELYIRQKLDEGYQLVTTCSNASLLRGELGGKLTGRHISKELFPFSYNEFCRFTRRKAGASSLGIYLEKGGFPEYLKMDNREILVQLQQDILYRDIASRYGLRDVSSLRQLYAYLVSNPAQLISPSKLLTAAGVKSATTVLEYFSYFETAYLTYMVPHFAWSAKARSLAPKKIYIADPGIIQTGSISFTPNHGALLENFVFLNLRSKSRDIYYFTDKNNNQCDFIVNPRRKPPLDQDALHGLAPTQCIQVCWELTADNQDREIKGLLAAMEFFGLDEGLVITFDQRDLILEKGKRIEVVPGWYKSI; encoded by the coding sequence ATGAAATATTCGGAAATTAAGGAAGTGGCAGGCTCCCAGCAGGATGCATTGGAAAAGCGGAATTTTGGGCTTTTGCGGGATATGCTGCCTGAACTTCCCAATATCAAAAATCATGCACTCATCGTGGGCGGTATACGCCGCTGCGGAAAAAGTACAATTCTTCATCAATTTGCAAAGAGGTTAAAAAAACCATTTTTTTATTTTAATTTTGACGATCTGCGGTTTGTTAATTTTTCCCAGGGAGATTTTGCGCTTTTGGATCGGGCAATTAAAGAATCCGGTTCACGGTTGCTGTTTTTTGATGAAATTCAATCAGCCGAAAATTGGGAACTCTATATCAGGCAGAAATTGGACGAAGGTTATCAGCTTGTCACTACTTGTTCAAACGCGTCTCTTTTAAGAGGCGAATTGGGGGGCAAGCTCACCGGGCGGCATATAAGCAAAGAGCTTTTTCCCTTTTCGTATAACGAATTCTGCCGGTTTACCCGCAGGAAGGCCGGCGCTTCCTCGCTGGGTATTTATCTGGAAAAAGGAGGTTTTCCGGAATACCTTAAAATGGATAACCGGGAAATTCTTGTTCAGCTTCAGCAGGACATATTATACCGGGACATAGCCTCCCGGTATGGACTGCGGGATGTTTCTTCCCTCAGGCAGCTCTACGCGTATCTTGTATCCAATCCTGCCCAGCTGATTTCCCCAAGCAAGCTGCTGACCGCTGCCGGAGTCAAATCGGCAACAACAGTGCTGGAATATTTTTCATATTTTGAAACCGCATACCTTACCTATATGGTTCCCCATTTTGCATGGTCAGCCAAGGCCCGCAGCCTAGCCCCAAAAAAAATATATATTGCAGATCCAGGAATAATCCAAACCGGAAGTATTTCGTTCACTCCCAATCACGGCGCCCTGCTTGAAAATTTTGTGTTTCTGAATTTGCGCAGTAAAAGCCGGGATATTTATTACTTTACGGATAAAAATAATAACCAGTGCGACTTTATCGTAAATCCCAGGAGAAAGCCCCCGCTCGATCAGGATGCTCTTCATGGGCTTGCTCCAACTCAATGCATACAGGTGTGTTGGGAATTGACTGCGGACAATCAGGACAGGGAGATAAAAGGCCTTCTTGCGGCAATGGAATTTTTCGGACTTGACGAAGGGCTTGTCATCACCTTTGATCAACGGGATCTGATACTGGAAAAAGGGAAACGGATTGAAGTGGTTCCGGGCTGGTATAAATCTATTTAG
- a CDS encoding ribonuclease H-like domain-containing protein, with the protein MGQNLRARLGRIRAAQKNEEKIPSENSRRDSSGSRSPSGTEKAADPDSILPGWNQSGYKTLRRTVQSDLPFDAPEILLQALAILVPDFFRCSASKSMPVPGDLLFFDLETTGLSGGAGTVAFLAAFGRFRKQKLEITQYLLLDYPGEADFIEAVLKEFKIPGEAAGNSRREPVVVSYNGKSFDSQILKTRCLMNGVMAPDFFHADLLHPARRLWKTRLPDCSQATIETQILGLDRTGDISGAEAPEIWFNFLKTGETEALLDICEHNKKDICGLASILIALAEIAASPLGTREKFNFDFEALSLRWRETALKRTSFLNETEISAGKELLLKASEEGLPRAMFARALDLLREAEFKEGKRLLKRLISLKNIHPGTAEIKLLALRTLAMDAEWRVCDLQEALIHTEAALSLECLRESMKAEFIRRRERLLKKLGNPEVLNGN; encoded by the coding sequence ATGGGACAGAATCTGCGCGCCAGGCTGGGCAGAATCAGGGCGGCCCAAAAAAACGAAGAAAAAATCCCGTCCGAGAACTCCCGTCGGGATTCGTCAGGATCGAGGTCTCCCTCCGGTACTGAAAAAGCCGCTGATCCCGATTCAATTCTGCCCGGTTGGAATCAGTCTGGTTATAAAACCTTGCGCCGTACTGTGCAGTCGGATCTGCCTTTTGACGCGCCTGAAATTTTGCTTCAGGCCCTGGCTATCTTGGTGCCGGATTTTTTCCGCTGCAGCGCGTCCAAATCCATGCCCGTCCCTGGGGATCTTCTCTTTTTCGATCTTGAAACCACGGGCCTTTCTGGCGGTGCCGGTACTGTTGCCTTCCTTGCCGCCTTTGGACGGTTCCGCAAACAAAAACTGGAAATAACCCAGTACCTTCTTTTGGATTATCCCGGAGAAGCCGATTTTATTGAGGCTGTCTTAAAGGAATTCAAGATTCCGGGTGAGGCAGCCGGGAACTCCCGCCGAGAGCCTGTTGTGGTAAGCTATAACGGCAAAAGTTTTGACTCTCAAATTTTAAAGACCCGCTGCCTCATGAACGGCGTCATGGCCCCTGATTTTTTCCATGCAGATCTTCTCCACCCTGCGCGGCGGCTCTGGAAAACCCGCCTTCCCGATTGTTCCCAGGCGACCATTGAGACGCAGATCCTCGGCCTGGATCGTACAGGGGATATCTCGGGCGCCGAAGCCCCCGAGATATGGTTTAATTTTCTTAAAACCGGAGAGACAGAGGCTCTGCTTGATATTTGCGAGCATAACAAAAAAGATATATGCGGCTTGGCTTCTATTTTAATTGCACTTGCGGAAATCGCTGCATCCCCCCTTGGGACACGGGAAAAATTCAATTTTGATTTTGAAGCCTTAAGCCTGCGCTGGAGAGAAACAGCTCTTAAGAGAACTTCATTTTTAAACGAAACGGAAATATCCGCAGGAAAAGAATTATTGCTAAAGGCCTCGGAAGAGGGCCTTCCCCGTGCAATGTTTGCAAGGGCTTTGGATTTATTAAGAGAAGCCGAATTCAAAGAAGGAAAACGTCTTCTTAAGCGTTTAATTTCTTTAAAAAATATTCATCCCGGCACTGCCGAAATAAAACTCTTGGCTCTCCGCACTCTGGCAATGGACGCCGAATGGCGGGTATGCGATTTGCAGGAAGCCCTGATTCATACCGAGGCCGCCCTGTCCCTTGAATGTCTCAGGGAAAGCATGAAGGCTGAATTTATCCGCCGCCGCGAAAGGCTGCTAAAAAAATTGGGGAACCCGGAGGTACTTAATGGAAATTAA
- a CDS encoding GNAT family N-acetyltransferase, which produces MEIKVMAMDDYPDVFELWNSTAGMGMRSLDDSEAGIRKFINRNPSTCFIAREGKELAGVLLAGHDGRRAYIYHTAVRENYRKHGIGRALVKAVERAVKAEGIHKIALVAFGSNENGNRFWEKMGYIVRQDLVYRDKSLNDENK; this is translated from the coding sequence ATGGAAATTAAAGTTATGGCCATGGATGATTATCCTGATGTTTTTGAACTTTGGAATTCAACCGCCGGTATGGGTATGCGGAGTCTTGATGATTCGGAAGCCGGCATCCGCAAATTTATAAACCGGAATCCTTCCACCTGTTTCATTGCCAGGGAAGGAAAAGAATTGGCCGGAGTACTGCTCGCAGGCCACGACGGCCGCCGGGCGTATATCTACCATACTGCGGTCAGGGAAAATTACCGGAAGCACGGCATAGGCCGGGCCCTGGTAAAAGCCGTAGAGAGGGCTGTGAAGGCCGAGGGAATACACAAAATAGCCCTGGTCGCCTTCGGCTCAAATGAAAACGGCAACCGCTTCTGGGAAAAGATGGGGTATATAGTACGGCAGGATCTTGTGTATAGGGATAAAAGTTTGAATGACGAGAATAAATAA
- the priA gene encoding replication restart helicase PriA — protein sequence MASPEKMYLDLVFDIPSNQVFTYRLDGEDAKTTEQAAPGKRAMVPFGRRDTLGYIIGSRNTMPEGMSESSLKAIRRVVDAEPIFDDRDLELAKWIAGYYFCGTGQALSAMIPSGKRTGDYPTIAGSEEITETALDLSGEQQNALDVIIAPGDEAPLFYLYGITGSGKTEVFLRAAEYMMKQGKSVIYLVPEISLTHQTADAIGKRFGTAAATIHSGMTPSNRLTEWMRIRSGEARIVVGPRSAVFAPVKDLGLIIIDEEQDGSYKSGNTPRYHARQVAMKRCATESARLVMGSATPSAEAWKLMGDGAIKRLNLTRRLSGGSTPEIIPVSLEKTNGCLTDELKEEIFKTARMKRQTILFLNRRGFAYFYHCKSCGYELTCKHCSVSLTWHKSRGRAVCHYCGYSVTPPNACPQCGSLEAGFTGFGTEMIEEEVKRTFPDLRIARADADTTVKKGSLKDTLDRFRAGEIDILLGTQMVAKGLNFPGVRLVGVVLADTGLHLPDFRAAERTFSLVVQVAGRSGRYFPDGKVIVQTLRPQDPAIVKSCALDVDGFFEAELQQREMLAFPPYTRLIRFTLRSKEAERADKAAARLASIALPLLPKGADALGPAECPLGIISGNHRRQLILRGKSMGSLHAAAGTILSRYEKGKDAKVYLETDVDPVSLL from the coding sequence ATGGCGTCTCCTGAAAAAATGTACCTCGATCTTGTTTTTGACATTCCTTCTAATCAGGTTTTTACATACCGCCTTGACGGAGAAGACGCAAAGACCACAGAACAGGCCGCTCCCGGGAAACGCGCCATGGTCCCTTTCGGCAGGCGCGATACCCTGGGCTACATTATAGGCAGCCGAAATACAATGCCCGAAGGCATGAGCGAAAGCAGCCTCAAGGCTATACGCCGCGTGGTGGATGCGGAGCCGATTTTTGACGACCGGGATCTGGAGCTTGCAAAATGGATAGCAGGCTACTATTTCTGCGGTACGGGCCAGGCTCTGTCGGCGATGATCCCCTCAGGGAAGCGCACTGGCGACTACCCCACCATTGCAGGGTCCGAGGAGATCACCGAAACTGCTTTGGATCTTTCCGGTGAGCAGCAGAATGCCCTGGATGTGATTATTGCTCCCGGTGATGAAGCACCGCTTTTTTATTTGTACGGCATCACAGGATCGGGAAAGACAGAAGTTTTTCTCAGGGCTGCGGAATATATGATGAAACAGGGAAAATCAGTCATCTATCTGGTGCCCGAAATTTCCCTTACCCATCAGACAGCGGACGCCATAGGTAAACGTTTTGGTACTGCCGCGGCCACCATCCATTCGGGGATGACTCCTTCAAACCGTCTTACCGAATGGATGCGCATACGCAGCGGGGAAGCGCGGATTGTAGTGGGCCCCAGGAGCGCGGTTTTTGCACCGGTAAAAGATTTGGGCCTCATCATAATTGATGAAGAACAGGACGGTTCCTACAAATCGGGAAACACTCCCCGGTACCATGCCCGACAGGTCGCCATGAAGCGCTGTGCAACAGAAAGCGCAAGGCTCGTAATGGGGTCAGCCACCCCCTCGGCAGAAGCATGGAAGCTCATGGGAGACGGCGCCATTAAACGGCTCAATCTCACCCGGAGGCTTTCAGGGGGCAGCACGCCCGAAATAATCCCCGTGAGCCTTGAAAAAACCAATGGCTGCCTGACGGATGAATTAAAAGAAGAAATATTCAAAACAGCCCGCATGAAACGGCAGACCATCTTATTCCTCAACCGCAGGGGCTTTGCCTATTTCTATCACTGCAAATCCTGCGGGTATGAATTGACCTGCAAGCACTGTTCAGTATCCCTCACCTGGCACAAGAGCCGCGGCAGGGCTGTGTGCCATTACTGCGGCTATTCTGTGACGCCTCCCAATGCGTGCCCCCAGTGCGGTTCCCTTGAAGCGGGCTTTACCGGTTTCGGTACTGAAATGATCGAAGAAGAAGTAAAGCGCACGTTTCCCGATTTGCGCATAGCCAGGGCCGACGCCGACACAACGGTAAAAAAAGGGAGCCTCAAAGATACCCTCGACCGTTTCCGCGCAGGCGAAATCGACATACTCCTGGGAACCCAGATGGTTGCAAAGGGGCTTAACTTTCCCGGCGTGCGCCTGGTGGGTGTTGTGCTGGCGGACACGGGCCTCCACCTCCCGGACTTCAGGGCGGCGGAGCGGACTTTTTCTTTGGTGGTCCAGGTGGCGGGCCGCTCGGGCCGCTACTTCCCGGATGGCAAAGTCATAGTTCAAACACTGCGGCCCCAGGATCCGGCGATTGTCAAATCCTGCGCCCTTGATGTGGACGGCTTTTTTGAAGCCGAATTACAGCAGCGGGAAATGCTCGCCTTTCCGCCTTATACACGGCTCATACGTTTTACCCTGCGTTCCAAAGAAGCGGAACGCGCCGACAAGGCAGCCGCCCGTCTCGCCTCCATCGCCCTCCCCCTGCTCCCAAAAGGCGCAGACGCCCTGGGCCCTGCCGAATGTCCCCTGGGCATTATCTCGGGCAATCACCGCAGACAATTAATACTTAGGGGCAAATCCATGGGCAGCCTCCACGCCGCAGCAGGAACCATACTCAGCCGTTACGAAAAAGGAAAGGATGCAAAGGTCTATCTCGAAACCGATGTGGACCCGGTGAGTTTACTTTAA
- a CDS encoding uracil-DNA glycosylase, producing MTSEEKTALAGFIDITGDYLRDGYARLREAYTFSDDTKGQKSENTARPQVIIIGEDLEKDEGPAGQLLDKMLASIGLYRDKNCLVAGISEGADFLDRQIERSKPFCLLCVGEAAVRHLLKTEEDINSLRGNFDEYKSSGGDAIPVLPSYHPSDILKDESLKRPAWEDLKTLKAKLNTLNTGDADGVS from the coding sequence ATGACCTCAGAAGAAAAAACAGCCCTTGCGGGTTTTATCGATATTACAGGTGATTATCTCAGGGACGGCTATGCCCGGCTCAGGGAAGCTTATACATTTTCTGATGATACAAAAGGACAGAAAAGCGAAAACACTGCCCGTCCCCAGGTCATAATCATTGGCGAAGATTTGGAAAAGGATGAAGGCCCGGCAGGGCAGCTTCTGGACAAGATGCTTGCATCCATTGGGCTTTACCGGGACAAAAATTGCCTTGTTGCCGGTATCTCAGAGGGCGCTGATTTCCTTGATCGGCAAATTGAACGTTCAAAGCCCTTCTGCCTGCTCTGCGTGGGGGAAGCCGCAGTCCGGCATCTGCTCAAAACCGAAGAAGATATAAACAGCCTCCGGGGTAATTTTGACGAATACAAGAGCAGCGGCGGAGATGCTATACCTGTACTGCCCAGTTATCATCCCTCGGATATACTTAAAGACGAATCCTTGAAGCGTCCGGCCTGGGAAGATCTCAAAACATTGAAGGCAAAATTAAATACCCTGAACACGGGAGACGCTGATGGCGTCTCCTGA
- a CDS encoding DUF3368 domain-containing protein: protein MGVLIQANKKGLIPDFHSMIVKLRANGFRLPPNAMFFSYHP from the coding sequence TTGGGTGTCCTGATTCAAGCAAATAAAAAGGGGCTTATCCCTGATTTTCATTCAATGATTGTGAAGCTTAGAGCCAATGGGTTCCGTTTACCGCCAAACGCTATGTTCTTTAGTTATCATCCTTAA
- a CDS encoding UPF0175 family protein, translating into MQLTFRTFHELLIKYDVPIITMTEDDVRMEVENA; encoded by the coding sequence ATGCAGCTTACCTTTCGTACCTTTCATGAGCTTCTCATTAAGTATGATGTTCCCATCATTACCATGACCGAGGATGATGTACGGATGGAAGTGGAGAATGCCTAA
- a CDS encoding NAD-dependent epimerase/dehydratase family protein, with translation MKRVTITGAAGLLGPYVVQHFVEQGYDVLSTDIKKPEKPLSRFMFADLNNLGECYDVLESADAVIHLAAIPAAYMFPNDVTFRNNTVAAYNILEAAAGRGIKKAVIASSECIYGVVTTRKGLTPAYVPMDEEHPILPEDAYSLSKICSEAISDTMYRRKGMQVVSFRLGNVISKEKYLNFPNFIHNPKERFMILWSYIDARDIATACRLAIEKDGLGSVKLNLAADETSMDITTGELLKAEFPTVTDIRCPVDGYHTLLSNEKAKKVLGWKPVHHWRDNVPKV, from the coding sequence ATGAAAAGAGTTACCATCACCGGAGCGGCCGGTTTATTGGGTCCCTATGTGGTACAGCATTTTGTTGAGCAGGGTTATGATGTGCTCAGTACGGACATTAAAAAACCGGAGAAGCCCTTGTCCCGTTTTATGTTTGCCGATCTGAATAATCTTGGTGAATGTTACGATGTATTGGAGTCTGCGGATGCGGTAATACATTTAGCGGCTATTCCCGCGGCATACATGTTTCCCAATGATGTTACTTTCAGGAATAATACCGTGGCCGCTTATAATATTCTGGAAGCTGCGGCAGGCAGGGGCATCAAGAAGGCGGTTATTGCCTCCAGTGAGTGTATCTATGGGGTGGTAACGACTCGGAAGGGGCTGACCCCGGCCTACGTTCCCATGGACGAGGAACATCCCATCCTTCCCGAAGACGCCTACAGCCTCTCCAAAATTTGCAGTGAAGCTATTTCCGATACAATGTACCGCCGCAAGGGTATGCAGGTCGTCTCGTTCCGTCTCGGGAATGTGATCAGCAAGGAGAAATACCTTAATTTCCCCAATTTTATTCATAATCCCAAAGAACGGTTTATGATTCTCTGGAGTTATATTGACGCCCGGGATATCGCCACAGCCTGCCGCCTTGCTATCGAGAAGGATGGCCTTGGTTCGGTAAAACTGAATCTGGCAGCTGATGAAACAAGTATGGATATCACCACCGGAGAACTTTTAAAAGCCGAATTCCCCACAGTAACGGATATCCGCTGTCCCGTAGATGGGTACCATACCTTGTTGAGCAATGAAAAGGCAAAAAAAGTCCTGGGATGGAAGCCGGTGCACCACTGGCGGGATAATGTACCGAAAGTATAA
- a CDS encoding anaerobic ribonucleoside-triphosphate reductase activating protein, with the protein MKVSLRKTSLVDYPGKVAGVLFFPGCNLRCPWCHNRELVVGGEDGLIDIEEALGFISKRKQVLGGVVLSGGEPLLFYGLPQVIRKIKSLGLAVKIDTNGTNPAALEKICSDAETRPDYIALDLKLAPSRYAELLAEVNPQSTPTVSEKLLHGAEFIKSSQIPHEYRTLALPNNFITAKDIEELAPLVDESPWYFRLFRPGNCLDPGWDAMEVPGMEEANALAHKAKELGKKGISPTGGRY; encoded by the coding sequence ATTAAAGTATCTCTGCGGAAAACGAGTCTTGTAGATTATCCGGGGAAAGTGGCTGGGGTTCTGTTTTTTCCGGGATGCAACTTGCGCTGCCCCTGGTGCCATAACAGGGAGCTTGTTGTCGGCGGAGAGGATGGGCTTATTGATATTGAAGAGGCCCTTGGCTTTATTTCAAAACGCAAACAGGTTTTGGGCGGCGTGGTTTTAAGCGGCGGGGAACCGCTGCTGTTTTATGGGCTGCCTCAAGTAATACGGAAAATTAAAAGCTTGGGGCTTGCGGTTAAAATTGACACTAATGGTACTAATCCTGCAGCGCTGGAAAAAATCTGCAGCGACGCTGAAACCAGGCCGGATTATATTGCACTGGATTTAAAACTTGCTCCTTCCCGTTATGCTGAATTGCTGGCTGAGGTAAACCCGCAAAGCACGCCTACCGTTTCTGAAAAACTCCTGCATGGCGCGGAATTTATCAAAAGTTCACAGATCCCCCATGAATACCGTACTTTGGCTTTGCCGAATAATTTTATCACTGCAAAGGATATAGAGGAGCTTGCCCCCCTGGTTGACGAAAGTCCCTGGTATTTCAGGTTGTTCAGGCCCGGGAACTGCCTTGATCCAGGATGGGATGCCATGGAAGTTCCGGGCATGGAAGAAGCAAACGCACTAGCTCATAAAGCAAAGGAACTGGGGAAAAAGGGTATCAGTCCAACAGGAGGAAGATACTGA
- the nrdD gene encoding anaerobic ribonucleoside-triphosphate reductase yields the protein MRSLEAIDKDLAAARETLTHVEGTPTEVYSRIVGYYRSVRNWNKGKREEYGERKLYRINAGELTYLSAEKASLGSGKTQQTHSPVSAEPAASAISAGDEARLLLFVRTSCPACPQAKTAAGQLGIPIDLVNADTEDGIARAAEHQVFATPTAILFSREGRELERAWDSQGIAALDRLVAV from the coding sequence ATGAGATCTCTTGAGGCAATTGACAAGGATTTGGCGGCGGCGAGGGAGACCCTTACACATGTGGAAGGGACGCCGACGGAAGTGTACAGCCGTATCGTAGGTTATTACCGATCCGTACGGAACTGGAACAAGGGGAAGCGCGAAGAGTACGGAGAAAGAAAGCTTTACCGCATCAATGCCGGTGAACTGACTTACCTCTCTGCAGAAAAAGCTTCCCTTGGTTCCGGAAAAACCCAGCAGACCCATTCCCCGGTTTCCGCCGAACCGGCGGCGTCTGCTATTTCGGCAGGGGACGAAGCCAGGCTTCTCCTTTTTGTACGGACAAGCTGCCCTGCGTGTCCCCAGGCCAAAACAGCCGCCGGCCAATTGGGTATCCCAATTGACCTCGTGAACGCCGACACGGAAGACGGCATTGCCAGGGCGGCGGAACATCAGGTTTTCGCCACCCCCACGGCCATACTCTTTAGCCGCGAAGGCCGGGAACTCGAAAGGGCCTGGGACAGCCAGGGCATCGCGGCTTTGGACAGGCTGGTAGCGGTTTAA